One genomic window of Leptospira paudalimensis includes the following:
- a CDS encoding TrkH family potassium uptake protein yields the protein MPLARFKRFFRTLSFARVVCLGFFAAILLGSFGLYISEEGELSFVDSLYLSASSICVTGLSPIPLSGLNPSTHWIMLFLIQLGGLGIISFTVIVGFLITKGISRNARFNAFVGAAIDTQTETESLATNEVNRILLSIINISFSIEILGAIGLYLHMPEGVEGENTRWFFSLFTAVSSFNNAGFSITDDLSALRLDPFSLYIVSGLVIFGGIGFPVIILLEKVLLTIFVRIVYRIEVVAETLMMEKALKTGNVPRFLLLPAQFSAILENRIEEYNKHLRGETTRIQSKLLVYGSFALLLFGFLGIYFLERSNPHTFHGMELVDKISNAFFMSVCSRTAGFSTMDLGHLNDATVIIITVLMFIGGGPQGTAGGIKITTFVLLLAYLKNVIQPSKPVMLFGETVSKNSVAVAIRVYFLATVSLAFVFILLGILDQNQHSLHVIFFELISSFSTVGYSLNLTSQLGDIEKLFYAAVMYVGRVGIFTVLIAATGHSGVPKMGTIDDGVKIQVG from the coding sequence ATGCCACTTGCTCGTTTCAAACGATTTTTTCGTACTTTGTCTTTTGCCCGAGTGGTGTGTCTTGGTTTTTTTGCCGCCATCTTACTTGGGTCGTTTGGCTTGTACATTTCGGAAGAAGGTGAGTTGTCATTTGTCGATAGTCTCTATCTCTCCGCCTCGTCTATTTGTGTGACCGGTTTGTCACCCATCCCGCTTTCGGGTCTGAACCCTTCCACTCATTGGATCATGTTATTCCTCATCCAATTGGGGGGACTTGGGATCATCAGTTTTACTGTGATTGTTGGGTTTCTCATCACCAAAGGGATTTCTAGGAATGCTCGTTTTAATGCCTTTGTTGGTGCTGCCATTGACACGCAAACCGAAACAGAATCACTTGCCACCAATGAAGTGAACCGGATTTTACTTTCCATTATCAATATTTCTTTTTCGATCGAAATCCTTGGAGCCATTGGTTTGTATCTCCATATGCCAGAAGGAGTGGAAGGGGAGAATACCCGTTGGTTTTTTTCCCTCTTTACCGCAGTTTCTTCTTTCAATAACGCAGGTTTTTCGATCACAGATGACCTAAGTGCTTTACGATTGGATCCTTTTTCCCTATATATCGTTTCGGGGCTTGTGATTTTCGGAGGGATTGGATTTCCTGTCATCATCCTACTCGAAAAAGTCTTACTCACGATCTTTGTGAGAATTGTTTACCGCATTGAAGTGGTCGCTGAGACCCTTATGATGGAAAAAGCTTTAAAAACAGGGAATGTCCCTCGTTTTTTATTATTACCTGCACAGTTTTCTGCTATTTTAGAAAATCGAATTGAAGAATACAACAAACACTTACGGGGAGAAACCACGCGGATCCAATCCAAACTTTTGGTGTATGGGTCTTTTGCTCTCTTGTTATTTGGATTCCTTGGAATTTATTTCTTAGAAAGGAGTAACCCTCATACCTTTCATGGCATGGAACTAGTCGATAAAATTTCCAATGCATTTTTTATGTCTGTTTGTTCCAGAACGGCTGGTTTTTCGACAATGGACCTTGGTCATTTGAATGATGCTACTGTGATCATCATCACCGTACTCATGTTTATTGGTGGGGGTCCACAAGGAACTGCTGGTGGTATCAAAATCACAACTTTTGTTCTATTACTTGCCTATTTAAAAAATGTCATCCAACCTTCCAAGCCTGTGATGTTATTTGGTGAAACTGTTTCTAAAAATTCAGTGGCTGTGGCAATTCGGGTTTATTTTTTAGCAACAGTATCCTTGGCATTTGTATTCATATTGCTTGGGATTTTAGACCAAAACCAACACTCTCTCCATGTTATCTTTTTTGAATTGATTTCTTCGTTTTCCACAGTGGGTTATAGTTTGAACCTGACTTCCCAATTAGGGGATATCGAGAAATTATTTTATGCTGCCGTAATGTATGTGGGTAGGGTGGGAATTTTTACGGTTCTCATCGCAGCGACAGGCCATTCGGGAGTCCCCAAAATGGGTACCATCGACGACGGTGTAAAAATCCAAGTCGGGTAA
- the fusA gene encoding elongation factor G, with protein MTSATQATKRDPKLERIRNIGISAHIDSGKTTLTERILFYTNKIHAIHEVRGKDGVGATMDSMDLERERGITIQSAATYATWKDITINIIDTPGHVDFTIEVERSLRVLDSAIMVLCGVAGVQSQSITVDRQMKRYNVPRVAFINKLDRTGANPWRVIDQLREKLHLNAHAVQLPIGLENDLKGIVDLVEMKAYYFEGPNGQDIKITDIPDDLKDQANEKREALLDAVSLFSDELTEEMLEGTPSEARVKEAIRRGVLALKFVPVFMGSAFKNKGVQRLLDGVADYLASPYDVENTAKEIGNEENELILDSDPEKPLVCLAFKLEDGRYGQLTYVRVYQGRLEKGMTIYNSSNNKRHNIGRLVRMHSNEMEDISKAEAGDIVALFGIDCASGDTFTDGKTKLTMESMFVPNPVISLTIECKESKQLPNLAKALNRFTKEDPTFQTEIDKESGQTIIKGMGELHLEVYIERMKREYGVDLVTGAPQVAYRETITKSAEFDYTHKKQTGGQGQFSRVAGYIEPIPQEEGKDYEFVDKIVGGSIPREYIGSCDKGFRSCLERGSLIGFPIIGVRCVINDGAYHDVDSSDMAFQIGARYGFRQGFSKAAPIILEPIMRVEVEGPTEFQGAILASVNQRRGMILNTTEENGYAKIEAEVPLADMFGYSTVLRSSTQGKAEFAMEFSKYAPVPRNVAEELMKKYKVNNKDEE; from the coding sequence ATGACCTCTGCGACGCAAGCAACCAAACGTGATCCAAAATTGGAAAGAATCCGTAATATCGGGATTTCCGCACACATTGACTCAGGGAAAACAACCCTAACAGAACGTATCTTATTTTATACGAACAAAATTCATGCCATCCACGAAGTACGTGGAAAAGACGGTGTGGGTGCTACTATGGACAGTATGGACCTCGAACGAGAAAGAGGGATCACGATCCAGTCAGCAGCTACCTATGCGACTTGGAAAGACATTACAATCAACATCATCGATACTCCGGGCCACGTTGACTTCACAATTGAAGTAGAACGTTCCCTTCGTGTCCTTGACTCTGCAATTATGGTTCTTTGTGGTGTTGCGGGAGTTCAATCTCAGTCCATCACAGTTGACCGCCAGATGAAACGTTACAACGTTCCACGTGTTGCCTTTATCAACAAACTCGACAGAACAGGTGCAAACCCATGGAGAGTGATCGATCAACTCCGTGAAAAACTCCACCTCAATGCCCATGCAGTACAACTTCCGATCGGACTCGAAAACGACTTAAAAGGGATTGTAGACCTCGTGGAAATGAAGGCTTATTATTTTGAAGGTCCAAACGGGCAAGATATCAAAATCACTGACATTCCCGATGATTTAAAGGACCAAGCGAACGAAAAACGCGAAGCCCTTCTCGATGCAGTGTCTCTTTTTAGTGATGAACTCACAGAAGAGATGTTAGAAGGAACTCCGTCTGAAGCTCGTGTCAAAGAAGCGATTCGACGTGGTGTCCTTGCACTTAAATTTGTTCCTGTATTTATGGGTTCTGCCTTCAAAAACAAAGGGGTTCAAAGACTTCTGGATGGAGTAGCAGACTACCTCGCATCACCTTATGATGTGGAAAACACAGCAAAAGAAATTGGAAACGAAGAAAACGAACTTATTTTGGATTCTGATCCAGAAAAACCACTCGTTTGCCTTGCCTTCAAATTGGAAGACGGTCGTTACGGTCAGTTAACATACGTTCGTGTTTACCAAGGTAGACTCGAAAAAGGGATGACGATCTATAACTCATCTAACAACAAACGCCACAACATTGGTCGTCTTGTTCGTATGCACTCCAATGAAATGGAAGATATTTCCAAAGCGGAAGCAGGTGATATCGTTGCTCTATTTGGTATCGATTGTGCATCAGGGGATACATTCACTGATGGAAAAACAAAACTCACTATGGAGTCTATGTTTGTTCCAAATCCAGTGATCTCACTTACAATTGAATGTAAAGAGTCAAAACAACTTCCAAACCTTGCAAAAGCTCTTAACCGTTTCACAAAAGAAGACCCAACCTTCCAAACTGAAATTGATAAAGAGTCTGGTCAAACCATCATCAAAGGGATGGGAGAACTCCACCTCGAAGTATACATCGAACGTATGAAACGTGAGTATGGTGTGGACCTTGTGACTGGTGCTCCTCAGGTGGCGTATCGTGAAACCATCACTAAATCGGCAGAATTTGATTACACTCATAAAAAACAAACGGGTGGTCAAGGTCAGTTCTCTCGTGTGGCTGGTTACATCGAACCAATCCCACAAGAAGAAGGAAAGGACTACGAATTCGTAGATAAAATCGTAGGTGGTTCCATCCCTCGCGAATACATCGGATCTTGTGATAAAGGTTTCCGTTCTTGTTTAGAAAGAGGATCTCTCATTGGATTCCCTATCATCGGAGTTCGTTGTGTGATCAATGATGGTGCTTACCATGATGTGGATTCATCTGATATGGCATTCCAAATTGGAGCTCGTTACGGATTCCGCCAAGGTTTCTCAAAAGCAGCACCCATCATCCTCGAGCCAATCATGCGTGTGGAAGTAGAAGGACCAACAGAATTCCAAGGAGCGATCCTTGCTTCCGTGAACCAAAGACGTGGTATGATCTTAAACACAACAGAAGAGAACGGTTATGCTAAAATTGAAGCAGAAGTTCCTCTTGCTGATATGTTTGGATACTCCACAGTGCTTCGCTCCTCTACCCAAGGAAAAGCTGAGTTCGCTATGGAATTCTCCAAGTATGCTCCTGTTCCAAGAAACGTAGCAGAAGAGTTAATGAAAAAATACAAAGTCAACAACAAAGACGAAGAATAA
- a CDS encoding LIC_10271 family cell wall hydrolase, with the protein MRKQGFIICFSLALIAFPILSKQIQKQTPNQTNPLTYRVVKGDSWYGIARKMNVPAETLAKLNGRTTSENLFENEKLRIPKDRETKSISSETKIKEKITFPLVQKEKIQKKFSELTYDPYKGIQFQRGGSSLVRASFSGKVVHVDYMDGYENFVILEHENGLYSVYGNLERIQVTEGQQVNAKDRLGILSKDKGLYFQLNQNKTNLNPELILQRGFE; encoded by the coding sequence ATGCGAAAACAAGGCTTCATAATATGTTTTAGTTTGGCACTGATCGCCTTCCCCATCCTTTCCAAACAAATCCAAAAACAAACTCCAAACCAAACAAACCCACTGACGTACCGAGTTGTCAAAGGTGATTCTTGGTATGGAATCGCTCGTAAAATGAATGTTCCAGCCGAAACTTTGGCAAAGTTAAATGGAAGGACCACTTCCGAAAATTTGTTCGAAAATGAAAAATTACGAATCCCAAAAGATAGGGAAACCAAATCCATTTCGTCTGAAACAAAGATAAAAGAAAAAATCACCTTCCCTCTTGTACAAAAAGAAAAAATACAAAAGAAGTTTTCTGAACTTACATATGACCCTTATAAAGGAATTCAATTCCAAAGAGGGGGTTCTTCACTTGTCCGTGCTAGTTTTTCAGGAAAGGTCGTACATGTGGATTATATGGATGGGTATGAAAACTTTGTGATTTTAGAACATGAAAACGGACTTTATTCCGTTTACGGAAATTTAGAAAGGATCCAAGTCACTGAAGGCCAACAAGTGAATGCAAAAGATCGATTGGGAATCTTATCAAAAGACAAAGGATTGTATTTCCAACTCAACCAAAACAAAACCAATTTGAATCCTGAACTTATCTTACAAAGGGGATTTGAATGA
- a CDS encoding amidohydrolase family protein: MTRPILLQSASLFRNGKMESKDLLFTGEKITSIEDSITPNKDMFTLSLHGKKLYPGFINSHDHLLASYLPKVGGTEKHLSWLSYDNLYKSSGVFAERQQIDPEILYYLGAYKNLFAGVTSVFDHIPHFVQNPFRGILPVKLISDYTLAHSVGNYSLDWGEGPALEYRMAEHANLPFVTHLAEGLDDDSKQSLRMLEKMDALGPHSVLVHCLPFGAKEADKIAEKGASIVWCPTSNLHIFGKTTNIKLFLERGVNVCLGTDSSPSGSNHLLEELKTAKSIYFGLYGEELPEETLLKMVTENPRKAFRMGNPNALMPGLNCDFVVISDEKKTSELNLSELHWKHIDLVVIDGYPIYGSLEFLSLFQEFGLGTEEISIEGKNKLVAGSPKKLMKQVSDSVGYKKSLAFLPNF, from the coding sequence ATGACCCGACCTATTTTATTACAATCTGCATCCCTATTCCGAAATGGAAAAATGGAATCAAAAGATCTTTTATTTACGGGTGAAAAAATCACAAGTATCGAAGACTCCATCACACCTAACAAGGATATGTTCACTCTTTCCTTACATGGCAAAAAACTGTATCCTGGATTTATCAATTCTCATGACCATTTACTAGCGAGTTACCTACCAAAAGTAGGTGGAACAGAAAAACACCTTTCCTGGTTATCTTATGATAATTTGTATAAAAGTTCAGGAGTATTCGCAGAACGCCAACAAATTGATCCGGAAATTTTATATTACCTTGGTGCTTACAAAAACTTATTTGCAGGTGTGACATCTGTATTTGATCACATTCCTCATTTTGTGCAAAATCCCTTTCGAGGAATTTTACCTGTCAAATTGATATCGGATTATACCTTAGCACATTCGGTTGGGAACTATAGTTTGGATTGGGGAGAAGGCCCTGCATTAGAATACCGAATGGCAGAACACGCTAACCTTCCTTTTGTGACTCATTTAGCAGAAGGATTAGATGATGATTCAAAACAATCACTTCGTATGTTAGAAAAAATGGATGCACTTGGTCCACATTCAGTCCTGGTTCATTGTTTGCCATTTGGAGCAAAAGAAGCTGATAAAATTGCAGAAAAAGGAGCATCCATAGTTTGGTGCCCTACTTCAAACCTTCACATCTTCGGAAAAACTACAAACATCAAACTCTTTTTAGAAAGAGGAGTTAACGTTTGTTTGGGGACAGATTCTTCCCCCAGTGGATCCAATCATTTATTGGAAGAGTTAAAAACTGCAAAATCCATTTATTTTGGATTATACGGCGAGGAACTGCCAGAAGAAACTTTATTAAAAATGGTAACAGAAAATCCAAGAAAAGCCTTTCGGATGGGAAATCCAAATGCGCTTATGCCTGGTTTAAATTGTGATTTTGTAGTGATCAGTGATGAGAAAAAAACTTCTGAGTTAAATCTATCGGAACTTCATTGGAAACACATTGATTTGGTTGTCATCGATGGTTATCCTATTTATGGATCACTTGAATTTTTGTCACTCTTCCAAGAGTTTGGATTGGGTACAGAAGAAATTTCGATCGAAGGAAAAAACAAGTTGGTTGCGGGTTCACCAAAAAAACTCATGAAACAAGTTTCTGACAGTGTCGGTTACAAAAAGAGTTTGGCTTTTTTACCTAATTTTTAA
- a CDS encoding tetratricopeptide repeat protein, protein MSGPIVRNYKGGSIVYFEKDKAEDIFVLQKGRVVLTYTNINGVELKEDVKLGEFFGVKSAIGRYPREETAQVIGAATVLVFKVPEFEKFVSDKTHLIIKMLKVFSSQLRQVHRQVREILGQGEAKNPAFELMNVAEVFYKNGNFDHAAYAFEKYIQHYPDGMYLDRAKQLLDLARKKTPFPLTIQELVYKPEPGSQTGKLQEMLKTMAVPASNTTSSVDPNSILSQYDKASTLMNAGKYAEAIDMFKTVSDRTDSVTQEEEQFVENSLFYMGKSSFKAKDYPSAISHFSNFIKRYPKGLLLKENLYHLALATEASGDKEKAKQLFQKVTQMPPMDDSISEDAKSKLKGGR, encoded by the coding sequence GTGTCAGGTCCTATCGTACGAAATTATAAAGGTGGTTCCATTGTCTATTTTGAAAAAGACAAGGCAGAGGATATCTTTGTACTACAAAAAGGCCGAGTTGTACTAACTTACACGAATATCAATGGAGTGGAACTCAAAGAGGATGTAAAACTCGGTGAGTTTTTTGGAGTGAAGAGTGCCATTGGTCGTTACCCTAGGGAAGAAACAGCACAAGTGATTGGAGCTGCAACGGTTCTTGTCTTCAAAGTGCCTGAATTCGAAAAATTTGTCTCAGACAAAACTCATCTCATCATCAAAATGCTCAAAGTGTTTTCAAGCCAATTGAGACAAGTACACAGACAGGTTAGGGAAATCCTCGGACAAGGGGAAGCAAAGAACCCTGCGTTTGAACTCATGAACGTTGCAGAAGTTTTTTATAAAAATGGCAACTTTGACCATGCAGCGTATGCATTTGAGAAATACATCCAACATTATCCGGACGGAATGTACTTAGACCGAGCCAAACAACTTTTAGACTTAGCTCGCAAAAAAACACCATTCCCTCTCACCATACAAGAGTTAGTTTACAAACCCGAACCTGGATCGCAAACAGGAAAACTCCAAGAGATGTTAAAAACGATGGCAGTACCCGCTTCAAACACAACATCCAGTGTGGATCCAAATTCTATCCTTTCTCAATATGACAAAGCATCAACTCTCATGAATGCAGGAAAGTATGCAGAAGCCATTGATATGTTTAAAACAGTTTCTGACAGAACAGATTCAGTGACCCAAGAAGAAGAACAATTTGTTGAAAATTCTCTTTTTTATATGGGAAAATCTAGTTTTAAAGCAAAAGATTACCCAAGTGCCATTTCTCATTTCTCCAATTTCATCAAACGTTACCCAAAAGGACTACTGCTCAAAGAAAACCTTTACCATTTGGCTCTCGCAACAGAAGCCTCAGGGGACAAAGAAAAAGCCAAACAATTGTTCCAAAAGGTAACACAAATGCCTCCTATGGATGACAGTATCTCCGAAGATGCCAAATCCAAACTCAAAGGAGGTAGATAG
- a CDS encoding Crp/Fnr family transcriptional regulator, whose product MLEAMFGKFGKVFQPNEVLFCEYEPGNDFYLIKEGKVKITKTIGTSIKTLDVLEAGDILGEMAILEEQPRSATAIAVTEVKALNFNRANFEMLMTKNPALAMKLLHIFSFRIYDQKRRLMILLMDDIVGKVCDVFVMLYEKQYNNDVYNEIILSATVDDIANWCAQPVGEVQKVLMQYVKTGKLDLYPDKIVIHNISDFQRIVNQKRKPT is encoded by the coding sequence ATGTTAGAAGCTATGTTTGGTAAATTTGGAAAGGTGTTCCAACCAAACGAAGTTTTATTTTGTGAATACGAACCTGGTAACGATTTTTACCTCATCAAAGAAGGAAAAGTCAAAATCACAAAAACCATAGGTACAAGTATCAAAACTTTGGATGTCTTGGAAGCAGGTGATATTTTGGGAGAGATGGCGATTTTGGAAGAACAACCAAGGTCTGCTACTGCCATTGCTGTGACGGAAGTAAAAGCACTCAATTTTAATCGTGCAAACTTTGAGATGCTCATGACCAAAAACCCTGCTCTTGCGATGAAATTATTACATATTTTTTCCTTCCGTATTTATGACCAAAAAAGACGACTGATGATCCTTCTTATGGATGACATCGTGGGAAAAGTTTGTGACGTCTTTGTGATGTTATACGAGAAACAATACAATAATGATGTTTATAACGAAATCATCCTATCTGCGACAGTAGATGACATTGCCAATTGGTGTGCCCAACCTGTCGGAGAAGTCCAAAAAGTCCTCATGCAATATGTAAAAACTGGGAAACTTGACCTCTACCCAGATAAAATTGTTATTCACAATATCTCCGATTTCCAAAGGATAGTGAATCAGAAACGTAAACCTACGTAA
- the prmC gene encoding peptide chain release factor N(5)-glutamine methyltransferase, whose translation MAEQPGTLLYYLKRSTEFLEKKEIPNPRVDAEWLLSDLLGLPRIKLYSQFEMPLSQKEIDLYRERIVERSKRKPVAYITGKKGFHQFEYFVSEDVLIPRPETEELVDYLFKQKETLTNEFPDGIQIWDLCSGSGCIGLSLSQLLKPNFVVLSDISEKAIETSKSNAEKYKLTDIQFYVSNLDNSLPNEFRFDVIVSNPPYIPESEKKDIMPDVLEYEPHLALFVSDILSFHRDLFESVKRRLKPGGWFLMETHPTYIQELENLAISLGFVSPRKILDSSQKERFLFLKTESKFES comes from the coding sequence ATGGCGGAACAACCAGGAACCTTACTTTATTATCTCAAACGTTCCACTGAATTTCTGGAAAAAAAGGAAATTCCAAACCCTCGTGTCGATGCTGAATGGCTTCTCTCGGACCTACTTGGTTTACCTAGGATCAAACTCTATTCCCAATTCGAAATGCCTCTTTCTCAAAAAGAGATCGATTTGTATAGAGAGCGAATTGTAGAACGAAGCAAACGAAAACCAGTAGCCTACATCACAGGGAAAAAAGGGTTTCACCAATTTGAATACTTCGTATCGGAAGATGTTCTCATCCCAAGGCCAGAAACGGAAGAACTTGTAGATTATCTTTTTAAACAAAAAGAAACACTGACCAATGAATTTCCTGATGGAATACAAATATGGGATTTGTGTTCGGGAAGTGGATGTATTGGCCTTAGTTTATCACAACTTCTAAAACCAAACTTTGTTGTGTTATCTGATATTTCAGAAAAAGCAATCGAAACCAGTAAATCAAACGCAGAAAAATACAAACTAACAGATATTCAGTTTTATGTTTCGAATCTAGACAATTCGCTTCCGAATGAATTCCGTTTTGATGTGATTGTATCTAATCCTCCTTATATCCCAGAATCGGAAAAAAAAGACATTATGCCTGATGTTTTGGAATATGAACCCCATCTAGCATTGTTTGTTTCCGATATCCTCTCTTTCCATCGAGACTTATTTGAATCCGTCAAAAGACGATTAAAACCAGGTGGTTGGTTTTTGATGGAAACCCATCCGACTTACATCCAAGAATTAGAAAACTTGGCAATCAGTTTGGGTTTTGTTTCCCCTAGGAAGATTTTGGATAGTTCTCAAAAGGAACGTTTTTTGTTTCTGAAAACTGAATCGAAGTTTGAATCTTAA
- a CDS encoding MarR family winged helix-turn-helix transcriptional regulator, with protein sequence MNEIFSYLGIHLSETLLQMRKFLSNEFETNRVGMRFEEWIQLIPLMEKESLNQKTLSDRLAKDKTTISRLVDGWVKKGWVKRIQSSEDKRSFSLKLTTKGKSVWEKGIPVVKEADLVFKKNLSEENEKELFVTLFKIQTSIQFSETKNVPFENYPKSS encoded by the coding sequence ATGAATGAAATTTTTTCCTATTTAGGCATTCACTTAAGTGAAACTTTACTCCAGATGCGAAAGTTTCTCTCAAATGAGTTTGAAACGAATCGAGTAGGGATGCGATTTGAAGAATGGATCCAACTGATTCCCCTAATGGAAAAGGAAAGTTTGAACCAAAAAACCTTAAGTGATCGATTGGCCAAAGATAAAACCACAATCTCTAGGTTAGTTGATGGTTGGGTAAAAAAAGGTTGGGTCAAACGAATCCAATCATCTGAAGACAAACGAAGTTTTAGTTTAAAATTAACAACAAAAGGGAAATCCGTTTGGGAGAAGGGAATTCCTGTTGTCAAAGAAGCAGATTTAGTATTTAAAAAAAATCTGAGTGAGGAAAATGAAAAAGAATTATTTGTAACTCTTTTTAAGATTCAAACTTCGATTCAGTTTTCAGAAACAAAAAACGTTCCTTTTGAGAACTATCCAAAATCTTCCTAG
- a CDS encoding alpha/beta fold hydrolase — MEWIYQTIQKDGFDFLIAQNSTKGPNLYWLGSALYYPRVIPEEMASKYHITVVDQRGFAKRIGVTPENESMYNLDVVLDDFYFFQNHLQIPACTILGHSGHGYMALTYAKKYPDCVSKLVMVATGPNHGAPLSERETYFATFASEERKEKHRQLQTNFQNQIESHPEGLPNFFNLYCVSQDALGFYDLKMDSTHLWEGIKTNKLAFDYLFGKVFVEINVETILPNLKHPTKLILGKYDFQVAPYYTWDTIIERFPDVKRSVLDHCGHLPFFEDPNQFMKVMDSE, encoded by the coding sequence ATGGAATGGATCTATCAGACAATCCAAAAAGATGGATTTGATTTTTTAATCGCACAAAACAGTACAAAAGGACCAAACCTTTATTGGCTCGGGAGTGCTTTGTACTACCCAAGGGTGATCCCAGAGGAGATGGCATCCAAATATCACATCACTGTCGTGGACCAAAGAGGATTTGCGAAGCGAATTGGAGTGACTCCCGAAAATGAATCCATGTATAATTTGGATGTCGTGTTGGACGATTTTTACTTTTTCCAAAACCATCTCCAAATCCCAGCCTGTACGATTCTTGGCCACTCAGGCCATGGTTACATGGCGCTGACTTATGCAAAAAAATACCCAGACTGTGTTTCTAAACTCGTCATGGTAGCAACGGGCCCTAACCATGGAGCTCCGCTCTCGGAACGGGAAACTTACTTTGCAACTTTCGCAAGTGAAGAAAGAAAAGAAAAACACAGACAACTCCAAACCAATTTCCAAAACCAAATTGAGTCTCACCCTGAAGGCCTTCCAAACTTTTTCAATTTGTATTGTGTGAGCCAGGATGCATTAGGATTTTATGATTTAAAAATGGATTCCACTCATCTATGGGAAGGGATCAAAACCAACAAACTAGCGTTTGATTATTTGTTTGGAAAAGTTTTTGTAGAGATCAATGTCGAAACCATTTTACCAAATTTAAAACATCCAACCAAACTCATATTAGGAAAGTATGATTTCCAAGTGGCTCCTTATTATACATGGGATACAATCATCGAAAGATTTCCAGATGTGAAACGATCCGTTCTCGACCATTGCGGCCATTTGCCATTTTTCGAAGACCCAAATCAATTTATGAAAGTTATGGATTCGGAATGA
- a CDS encoding malate dehydrogenase → MSKKVKVAVTGAAGQIGYALLFRIASGQMFGPDTAVELQLLELEQALPAAKGVIMELDDCAFPLLEKVSVTSNLDEAFRDINWALLVGSVPRKAGMERGDLLKINGGIFTTQGKAIEKNAASDVRVLVVGNPCNTNALIAMNNAKGVPSDRWFAMTGLDENRAKTQLAQKAGVLVKDVSNVAIWGNHSATQYPDFYNAKIKGKPATDLISDEAWLKGDFISTVQKRGAAIIAARGASSAASAANAVVDTVHNIVTPTKPGDWFSAACHSNGEYGVDKGLIFGYPLKSDGKKVEIVTGLEINAFGKEKFDITHNELKEERNEVKDMLG, encoded by the coding sequence ATGAGCAAAAAAGTAAAAGTTGCTGTAACAGGTGCTGCCGGACAAATCGGATACGCACTCTTATTTCGTATCGCTTCAGGACAAATGTTTGGACCTGACACAGCTGTCGAACTCCAGTTATTAGAATTGGAACAAGCGCTCCCTGCAGCGAAAGGTGTCATCATGGAATTGGATGACTGTGCGTTCCCATTACTCGAAAAAGTATCAGTGACTTCTAACTTAGATGAAGCATTCCGTGATATCAATTGGGCACTTCTTGTAGGATCAGTTCCAAGAAAAGCTGGAATGGAACGTGGTGACCTTCTCAAAATCAATGGCGGTATTTTTACAACTCAAGGGAAAGCGATCGAAAAAAATGCAGCAAGTGATGTAAGAGTTCTTGTTGTAGGTAACCCTTGTAACACAAACGCACTCATTGCAATGAATAATGCAAAAGGTGTTCCGTCTGACAGATGGTTTGCGATGACAGGTCTTGATGAAAACCGTGCAAAAACTCAATTGGCACAAAAAGCAGGAGTTCTTGTAAAAGATGTTAGCAATGTTGCGATTTGGGGTAACCACTCTGCGACCCAATACCCAGACTTTTATAATGCAAAAATCAAAGGAAAACCAGCAACAGATCTGATCAGCGACGAAGCTTGGTTAAAGGGTGATTTTATCTCTACTGTGCAAAAACGTGGAGCTGCGATCATTGCTGCAAGAGGAGCTTCTTCCGCTGCTTCTGCTGCCAATGCAGTTGTCGACACTGTGCATAACATTGTGACTCCAACTAAACCTGGAGATTGGTTCAGTGCCGCTTGCCATTCCAATGGTGAGTATGGTGTAGACAAAGGTCTTATCTTTGGATACCCACTCAAATCTGATGGAAAAAAAGTAGAGATCGTAACAGGTCTTGAGATCAATGCTTTCGGTAAGGAAAAATTTGATATCACTCACAATGAATTAAAAGAAGAAAGAAACGAAGTAAAAGATATGTTAGGTTAA